A single Pseudomonas sp. MM223 DNA region contains:
- the ompA_1 gene encoding Outer membrane protein A (*Name ompA_1), which translates to MLCSLWGWSYLNNRATLASITGELAQAKADDQAASGQYTAWHTLDRLRFWAAHYYQQHHEQGVPLGMRLGLYQGHEVEPLLRSRYFATLQNVMLKPTADNLTRTLYLLTTLKVYQRNTRELQPVSGVDSVEAEALPHDNRAQSIADFGKATLDTYAMLSQAMREKADPAFLKAHLPDYWYPAIARHTGKSMAAAESEAGGGQDYLYASRQITFYSDQIREPDVPRILDNAFLMSSSRNYIDSLRAQSLRSIETITLESDTLFAFGRADFQSLKNEGQNQLSAIASKLLNTPNIGKIVISGHADQLGDNQGNLQVSKQRAQTIRTYLVGKGVPAELVVARGEGSRKPLVNCDMQQPRAQLIRCLEPNRRVEIEVRGLN; encoded by the coding sequence GTGCTGTGCAGCCTGTGGGGTTGGTCGTACCTGAACAACCGCGCCACCCTCGCCAGCATTACCGGCGAACTGGCTCAGGCAAAAGCTGACGACCAGGCAGCCAGCGGCCAGTACACCGCTTGGCATACCCTCGACCGCTTGCGGTTCTGGGCCGCGCACTACTATCAGCAACACCACGAACAGGGCGTGCCCCTCGGCATGCGCCTGGGCTTGTACCAGGGCCATGAGGTGGAGCCGCTGCTACGCAGCCGCTACTTCGCCACGTTGCAGAACGTGATGCTCAAGCCCACGGCCGACAACCTGACCCGTACCCTGTACCTGTTGACCACGCTCAAAGTCTACCAGCGCAACACCCGTGAGCTGCAGCCGGTGAGTGGCGTCGACAGCGTCGAGGCCGAGGCGCTGCCGCATGACAATCGCGCCCAGTCGATCGCCGATTTCGGCAAGGCGACCCTGGACACCTACGCAATGCTCTCGCAGGCAATGCGCGAGAAGGCCGATCCGGCGTTTCTCAAGGCGCACCTGCCAGACTATTGGTACCCGGCCATCGCCCGCCATACCGGCAAAAGCATGGCCGCAGCCGAAAGCGAGGCCGGGGGCGGCCAGGACTACCTGTACGCCAGCCGCCAGATCACTTTCTACAGCGACCAGATCCGTGAACCGGATGTGCCGCGCATCCTCGACAACGCCTTCCTGATGTCCAGTTCGCGCAATTACATCGACAGCCTGCGGGCTCAGTCGCTGCGTTCGATCGAAACCATCACGCTGGAATCCGACACCCTGTTCGCCTTCGGCCGCGCGGATTTCCAGAGCCTGAAGAACGAAGGCCAGAACCAGCTGAGCGCGATTGCCAGCAAACTGCTGAACACGCCGAACATCGGCAAGATTGTCATCTCGGGCCACGCCGACCAGCTCGGTGACAACCAAGGCAACCTGCAGGTTTCAAAACAACGGGCGCAGACCATACGCACCTACCTGGTCGGCAAGGGCGTACCCGCCGAACTGGTGGTCGCGCGAGGCGAAGGCAGCCGCAAGCCACTGGTCAACTGCGACATGCAGCAACCGCGAGCGCAGTTGATCAGGTGCCTGGAGCCTAATCGCCGAGTGGAAATTGAAGTGCGTGGGCTGAACTGA